The Mucilaginibacter mallensis genome has a segment encoding these proteins:
- a CDS encoding glutamine synthetase family protein: MNEDQIITYLKENDIQKIKFAFADTDGILRGKVIHHKKFIDGMRNGYGFCDVVFGWDSSDGTYDNVEVTGWHTGYPDQQCRIDLSTFRTVPWQDNIPFFLADFSKADGNDLAVDTRSLLKRIAKDCESMGYHPEFSQEFEWFNFKETPQSLQEKDFTKLQTLTPGMFGYSILRISQQSEFYYDLFNLLMQFNIPLEGLHTETGPGVYEAAILHDHVVSAADKAVLFKTAVKEIAYKHGIMASFMAKWTETLPGCSGHIHQSLWSKDKSENLFYSADETNNMSDLLKHYLAGQLHCMPYILPMYAPTVNSYKRLVEGAWAPTTVTWGLDNRTTALRVLNTSAAYTRLETRIPGSDTNPYLAMSAALASGLYGIKNKLELNIEPTIGNGYQDTKNGRLASNLHDAAMLMKNSSIAKELFGEAFVEHYTQTRLWEHRQFAKSVTDWELKRYFEII; the protein is encoded by the coding sequence ATGAATGAAGATCAGATCATAACCTATTTAAAAGAGAACGATATACAGAAAATAAAATTCGCGTTTGCTGATACCGATGGCATATTACGGGGGAAAGTTATCCATCATAAAAAATTTATCGATGGCATGCGCAATGGTTACGGCTTTTGCGATGTGGTTTTTGGTTGGGACAGCAGCGATGGTACCTATGATAATGTTGAGGTTACAGGCTGGCACACCGGTTATCCCGATCAGCAATGCCGTATTGATCTTTCTACTTTTCGTACTGTGCCATGGCAGGATAATATCCCGTTCTTCTTAGCCGATTTTAGCAAAGCAGATGGGAATGATTTGGCAGTTGATACCCGTAGTTTGTTAAAACGTATTGCCAAAGATTGTGAAAGTATGGGTTATCATCCTGAATTTTCGCAGGAGTTTGAGTGGTTCAATTTTAAGGAGACGCCACAATCATTACAGGAAAAAGACTTTACAAAGCTGCAAACCCTTACGCCGGGCATGTTTGGCTATTCCATCTTGCGTATATCACAACAGAGCGAATTTTATTACGACCTGTTTAATCTGTTAATGCAGTTTAATATCCCATTGGAAGGGTTGCATACAGAAACCGGTCCGGGAGTATACGAAGCGGCTATTCTGCATGACCATGTGGTTAGCGCAGCTGATAAAGCGGTACTGTTTAAAACCGCAGTAAAGGAAATTGCCTATAAGCATGGTATAATGGCATCTTTCATGGCTAAATGGACCGAAACCCTGCCGGGTTGCAGCGGCCACATTCATCAAAGCTTATGGAGCAAAGATAAAAGCGAAAACCTATTTTATAGCGCCGATGAAACCAATAATATGAGTGATCTGCTTAAACATTACCTTGCAGGTCAGCTACATTGTATGCCATATATTTTGCCTATGTACGCGCCTACGGTAAACAGCTACAAACGTTTAGTTGAAGGTGCCTGGGCGCCAACAACCGTAACCTGGGGATTGGATAACCGTACTACAGCATTGCGCGTTCTGAATACATCAGCTGCCTATACCCGCTTGGAGACTCGTATCCCCGGCTCTGATACAAACCCATATCTGGCTATGTCTGCAGCGCTGGCATCAGGTTTATATGGAATTAAGAATAAGCTTGAATTAAATATTGAGCCTACCATCGGTAATGGCTATCAGGATACTAAAAATGGCAGGTTAGCATCTAACCTGCATGATGCTGCCATGCTCATGAAAAATTCATCCATCGCCAAAGAATTATTCGGCGAAGCCTTTGTTGAGCACTATACCCAAACCCGTCTTTGGGAACACCGTCAGTTTGCTAAAAGTGTTACTGATTGGGAATTGAAGAGATATTTTGAGATAATATAA
- a CDS encoding energy transducer TonB: protein MLKPILILFFGLFIFQSARAQKQDTLLYYVKNSGAVTPNKDSADYFIFIMPLDSATKLYPVNEYYPNGKPKLIGLSQTRHYNALIFEGSCISFFSNGKKQSIVNYTDNSPGETTRYYPNGKLYTIEKYDAIKLHSLLTECRDSTGNILTDNGNGKWIEFDKDIKNEVEEGQVKNSLQDGEWHEIINGVAKYVIVYKQGVFVSTTDTSRRSGEGIFIAVDKEPEYKNGGLPGLYAFLGKTINYPPDAKRNGIQGKVLITFVVEKDGSLSDVKALRSPDKSLADEAIRAVMLSPKWIPGMQGVRPVRVQYTIPVSFRL, encoded by the coding sequence ATGCTTAAACCTATACTTATCTTATTCTTCGGATTATTTATTTTTCAAAGTGCGAGGGCGCAGAAGCAGGATACTTTGTTGTATTATGTGAAGAACTCAGGCGCAGTAACACCTAATAAGGACAGTGCGGATTACTTTATATTTATTATGCCGCTCGATAGCGCTACTAAATTATATCCAGTTAATGAATACTATCCTAATGGGAAGCCTAAACTGATTGGACTATCACAAACTAGGCATTACAATGCACTTATTTTTGAAGGCTCATGTATTAGTTTTTTTAGTAATGGAAAAAAACAAAGCATAGTTAACTACACTGATAATTCGCCAGGCGAGACAACTAGATATTATCCAAATGGTAAACTTTATACTATAGAAAAATACGATGCTATAAAACTCCATTCTCTATTAACTGAATGCAGAGATTCTACTGGCAATATTTTAACTGATAATGGAAATGGGAAATGGATAGAGTTTGATAAGGATATTAAAAATGAAGTAGAGGAAGGACAGGTTAAAAATAGTCTTCAAGATGGGGAGTGGCATGAGATTATTAACGGAGTTGCTAAATATGTTATTGTTTATAAGCAAGGTGTATTCGTTTCTACAACAGATACAAGCAGGCGAAGTGGGGAGGGGATATTTATTGCTGTAGATAAAGAGCCAGAATATAAAAACGGTGGACTACCTGGTTTGTATGCATTTTTGGGTAAAACTATTAATTATCCACCTGATGCAAAACGAAATGGTATTCAAGGAAAAGTGCTCATTACATTTGTTGTCGAAAAAGATGGTAGTCTAAGCGATGTTAAAGCCTTAAGGTCACCTGATAAAAGTTTAGCAGATGAAGCAATTAGAGCCGTTATGTTATCACCCAAATGGATACCAGGAATGCAAGGTGTCAGGCCTGTCAGAGTGCAATATACTATACCAGTATCTTTTAGATTATAA
- a CDS encoding glutamine synthetase beta-grasp domain-containing protein, which yields MAAAKLEYIWLDGYKPTQSLRSKTKIEKDFSGKLEDCPLWSFDGSSTEQAPGGSSDCILKPVFIAIDPQRKDGYLVMCEVLDSTGAPHESNGRALIQDDDNDFWFGFEQEYFLWDPETNKPLGFPASGYPAPQGPYYCSVGAKNAYGRDIVEEHLDACLEAGLNVEGINAEVAAGQWEFQIFAKGAKEAGDQIWVARYLLERIGESYDVAINWHCKPLGQLDWNGSGMHANFSNTTLRTAGKKEIYDVILEAFRPVVAEHIAVYGADNDQRLTGKHETASIHDYSYGVSDRGASIRIPLYTVQKGWNGYLEDRRPNSAADPYKVAAVIIKTVKSAKV from the coding sequence ATGGCAGCAGCAAAATTAGAGTACATCTGGCTTGATGGCTACAAACCAACACAGAGCCTCCGCAGTAAAACAAAAATTGAAAAAGATTTTAGTGGTAAATTAGAAGATTGTCCGCTTTGGAGTTTTGATGGTTCATCAACCGAGCAAGCACCAGGTGGTTCTTCAGATTGTATATTAAAACCGGTTTTTATTGCTATTGACCCTCAAAGAAAAGATGGCTATTTAGTAATGTGCGAAGTACTTGATTCAACAGGTGCACCACACGAATCAAACGGCCGTGCTTTGATCCAGGATGATGATAACGATTTCTGGTTCGGTTTTGAGCAGGAATACTTTTTATGGGACCCAGAAACCAACAAACCGCTTGGTTTCCCTGCATCTGGTTACCCAGCGCCACAAGGCCCATACTATTGCTCAGTAGGTGCTAAAAACGCTTACGGTAGAGATATCGTTGAAGAGCACTTAGACGCTTGTTTAGAGGCTGGTTTAAATGTTGAAGGTATCAACGCTGAAGTTGCTGCTGGTCAATGGGAATTCCAGATCTTCGCTAAAGGCGCTAAAGAAGCTGGTGACCAAATCTGGGTTGCACGTTATTTATTAGAAAGAATAGGCGAAAGCTATGATGTTGCCATCAACTGGCATTGCAAACCATTAGGTCAGCTTGACTGGAATGGTTCAGGTATGCATGCTAACTTCTCAAACACTACATTGAGAACTGCAGGTAAAAAAGAAATCTATGATGTAATCTTAGAGGCTTTCCGTCCCGTTGTTGCTGAGCATATCGCAGTTTACGGAGCTGACAACGATCAGCGTTTAACAGGTAAACACGAAACCGCTTCAATCCATGATTATAGCTATGGTGTATCTGACCGTGGTGCATCTATCCGTATCCCGCTGTACACTGTACAAAAAGGATGGAACGGTTACTTAGAAGATCGTCGCCCTAACTCAGCTGCCGATCCATACAAAGTAGCTGCTGTGATCATTAAAACTGTTAAATCAGCAAAAGTTTAA
- a CDS encoding ABC transporter ATP-binding protein yields the protein MSKRILEIRELKREFVMGVETVRALKGISFTVEAGEFVTIMGSSGSGKTTLLNILGCLDKPSIGDYLLDGVDIKKLSRDELAQLRNHKIGFVFQAYNLLPRTTALENVELPLLYNKEISSEERKKRAIHALEAVKLADRHDHTPSQLSGGQQQRVAIARALVNEPVMILADEATGNLDSRTSYEIMALMQELNRTQGKTIVFVTHEPDIASFSSRTILLRDGIIQKDTPNENIRSAREVLDNLPVTDDY from the coding sequence ATGAGCAAAAGAATCTTGGAAATACGCGAGCTTAAACGCGAGTTTGTTATGGGCGTTGAAACCGTGCGCGCGCTTAAAGGCATCAGCTTTACGGTTGAGGCCGGTGAGTTTGTTACCATTATGGGCAGCAGCGGCTCGGGAAAGACAACCTTGCTGAACATTTTAGGCTGCTTGGATAAACCCTCCATCGGTGATTATTTACTGGATGGCGTGGATATAAAGAAACTATCGCGTGATGAGCTTGCCCAATTGCGCAACCATAAAATTGGCTTCGTATTTCAGGCTTATAACTTGTTGCCGCGCACTACTGCATTGGAGAATGTAGAATTGCCTTTATTATATAATAAAGAGATCAGTTCAGAAGAACGGAAAAAACGTGCTATACATGCATTAGAAGCTGTTAAACTGGCCGACAGGCACGATCACACGCCCAGTCAGCTTTCGGGCGGGCAGCAGCAGCGTGTGGCCATAGCGCGGGCATTGGTAAACGAGCCGGTTATGATACTTGCCGATGAAGCAACCGGAAACCTTGACAGTCGTACTTCATACGAGATTATGGCGCTGATGCAGGAACTGAATAGAACCCAGGGTAAAACCATAGTATTTGTAACCCATGAGCCGGATATAGCCTCATTCAGCAGCCGTACCATTTTGCTGCGCGATGGGATCATACAAAAAGACACCCCGAATGAAAACATCCGCTCGGCACGTGAAGTGTTGGATAATTTACCGGTTACTGATGATTATTAA
- a CDS encoding TolC family protein: MLFKTKNIILLPLLLFGCFNIYAQDSTLVGKTIQWDLVKCIDYAKKNNIQINSIRLNQQTSQQQYLLAKAARLPNLSASASETFAHGNNVTSYNGTLGSRFTTQGSYGLNSNLTLYNGNAITNTISQANLSVQQANYAIVQQENDITLQITQAYLAILLDKENLIYDTDLVNTSIAQTKLEQQRYNVGSVARKDLIQLQAQQAADQYTLVNQQNTERGDLLTLKQLLLLPTDSHFDIFKPDSIAPDDTTASPLREAEDIALKNRPEVKNSQLGVQIAQYGVKIAQAGYLPSLVAGAGLSSGYVSGNQAGYFSQLNSNFYQDIGLTLSIPIFTKRVVKTQVEEAKINVEQADLTLSDTKIVLSQTVERAYLNFQNAKSQYDAAEVEYKYNQESYRIASEQLKVGVASIVDFLLQKNLFIQSQQAFVQAKYNVILTLKIYDFYKGIPIKL; this comes from the coding sequence ATGCTATTCAAAACAAAAAACATAATACTGCTCCCGCTATTACTTTTTGGTTGTTTTAATATTTATGCACAGGACAGCACTTTGGTTGGCAAAACCATACAATGGGACCTGGTTAAATGTATTGATTACGCCAAAAAGAACAATATCCAGATCAACAGTATCCGCCTTAACCAGCAAACCAGTCAGCAGCAGTATTTATTAGCAAAAGCAGCACGTTTACCAAATCTTTCCGCTTCGGCCAGTGAAACATTCGCGCATGGCAACAATGTAACTTCTTATAATGGAACACTTGGTTCACGCTTTACTACACAGGGCTCGTATGGTTTAAACTCTAACTTAACCTTATATAATGGCAACGCTATCACCAATACCATTTCACAGGCTAATCTATCCGTTCAGCAAGCCAATTATGCCATTGTACAGCAGGAAAATGATATTACACTGCAAATTACACAAGCTTATTTAGCTATACTGCTCGATAAGGAAAATCTCATCTATGATACCGATCTGGTAAACACATCAATAGCACAAACCAAGCTTGAGCAACAACGGTACAACGTAGGCAGTGTGGCCCGTAAGGATCTGATACAATTACAGGCTCAGCAAGCAGCCGATCAATATACCTTAGTTAACCAGCAAAACACCGAGCGCGGCGACCTGCTAACCCTGAAACAACTTTTACTTTTACCAACAGATAGCCACTTTGATATTTTCAAACCAGATAGCATCGCCCCTGATGATACTACCGCCTCCCCGCTTCGCGAAGCTGAGGATATCGCATTAAAGAATCGCCCCGAAGTAAAGAACAGCCAATTGGGTGTACAAATTGCGCAGTATGGCGTTAAAATAGCACAAGCGGGTTATTTACCAAGTTTGGTTGCCGGAGCAGGTTTATCATCAGGTTATGTTAGTGGCAATCAGGCAGGTTATTTTTCACAACTGAACAGTAACTTTTACCAGGATATAGGGCTTACCTTATCTATACCCATTTTCACTAAACGGGTTGTTAAAACCCAGGTTGAAGAGGCCAAGATAAATGTTGAGCAGGCAGATCTTACCCTTAGCGATACAAAAATAGTACTATCACAAACCGTAGAGCGGGCCTATCTGAATTTCCAAAATGCAAAAAGCCAGTACGATGCCGCCGAGGTTGAATACAAATACAACCAGGAAAGCTACCGTATTGCCAGCGAACAGTTAAAGGTGGGCGTTGCCAGCATTGTTGATTTTCTGTTACAAAAAAACCTGTTCATACAATCGCAGCAGGCCTTTGTGCAGGCTAAGTACAATGTGATATTAACATTAAAAATATATGATTTCTATAAGGGTATCCCGATTAAATTATAA
- a CDS encoding quinone oxidoreductase family protein — translation MKAIILNGFGDVSNFSLAEIDVPVIKDDEVLIQLKAAAFNPIDYQMRLGLRESRIMKSPVLGRELSGVIVEIGKNVIGYHVGDEIIAASGSRGSNGSYAEFMALNSSFIAHKPANISFEAAAAIPSAGLTAWQCFNRMPIETNSSVFISGGAGAVGRFLIKLLLINGCTNIVTTAGSEQSINALIALGLKSSQIIDYKKDNMEQNILNANNGRGFDFAVEIVGGVLAETAANVLDINGTYVDVTFLGTELTRETLFDKGCVIINIANYAQAAKNANWYGQTLNELTDLIRQNKMSPPEINRVGDLSVETVRLAHTLMETNQIFGKKLVMSI, via the coding sequence ATGAAAGCAATAATATTGAATGGTTTTGGCGATGTATCTAACTTCAGTTTAGCTGAGATTGATGTGCCTGTGATAAAAGATGACGAAGTTCTGATTCAATTAAAGGCCGCGGCCTTTAACCCCATAGATTACCAGATGCGGCTTGGCTTACGGGAGAGCAGGATCATGAAATCTCCTGTTTTAGGCAGAGAGCTTTCAGGGGTCATTGTTGAAATTGGCAAAAATGTGATAGGATATCATGTTGGTGATGAAATAATCGCGGCTTCAGGCAGCAGGGGATCAAATGGTAGCTATGCTGAGTTTATGGCATTGAACAGTAGTTTTATAGCACATAAGCCAGCCAATATTAGTTTTGAAGCAGCCGCAGCAATACCCTCAGCAGGATTAACGGCCTGGCAGTGTTTTAACAGGATGCCTATTGAAACTAATAGCAGCGTTTTTATATCAGGAGGAGCAGGAGCGGTTGGGCGTTTCCTGATAAAATTACTGCTGATAAACGGTTGCACAAATATTGTAACAACGGCAGGGAGTGAACAAAGCATTAATGCACTTATTGCGCTTGGACTTAAATCCTCACAAATTATAGACTATAAGAAAGATAACATGGAGCAAAATATTTTAAATGCCAATAATGGTCGCGGGTTTGATTTTGCTGTCGAAATTGTGGGTGGTGTACTAGCCGAAACAGCAGCTAATGTGCTTGATATTAATGGTACCTATGTTGATGTTACGTTTTTAGGAACAGAATTAACGCGTGAAACATTATTTGATAAAGGCTGTGTTATAATTAATATAGCCAACTATGCACAAGCCGCAAAGAATGCTAATTGGTATGGACAGACATTAAATGAACTAACTGATTTAATCAGGCAAAATAAGATGTCGCCACCAGAAATTAACAGGGTAGGTGATCTTAGCGTTGAAACCGTGCGGTTGGCCCATACACTGATGGAAACAAACCAGATTTTCGGTAAAAAATTAGTGATGTCGATCTGA
- a CDS encoding winged helix-turn-helix transcriptional regulator: protein MIKETSSNAVNKAFLLKSCRINGALDIISGRWKALIIIHISENTNRFSLLKIALHSISDQTLGKQIKELEASGLIIKNIIAEVPVKVEYQLTAKGEALLPILSDLSNWSDI, encoded by the coding sequence ATGATCAAAGAAACGTCTTCAAATGCCGTGAATAAAGCTTTCCTGTTAAAATCTTGCAGAATAAATGGTGCCCTTGATATCATATCAGGCAGATGGAAAGCCTTGATAATTATACACATATCAGAAAATACAAACAGGTTTAGTTTATTAAAGATTGCTTTGCATTCTATATCTGATCAAACACTGGGCAAGCAAATAAAGGAGCTTGAAGCATCCGGACTGATCATCAAAAATATCATTGCCGAAGTGCCTGTTAAGGTAGAATATCAACTAACAGCCAAAGGCGAGGCATTACTGCCTATCTTGTCCGATCTATCAAATTGGAGCGATATCTAG
- the mdh gene encoding malate dehydrogenase: MKITVVGAGAVGATCADNIARKELAEELILLDIREGFAEGKAIDMMQTSALLGFDTKIKGVTNDYAATADSEVVVITSGLPRKPGMTREELIGVNAGIVKTVTESILKHSPNTIIIVVSNPMDTMNYLTLKTSGLPKNRILGMGGALDSSRFKYYLSQELGCSPADLNAVVIGGHGDTTMIPLIKHATWNSIPVTQFLSQEQQDKIVKATMVGGATLTGLIGTSAWYAPGAGTAFMVEAIVRDQKKLLSCGVALDGEYGQKDISLVVPVILGKNGWEKIVDFKLSDSEQSEFNKSADAVRNMNQVLSDTGVI; encoded by the coding sequence ATGAAAATCACAGTAGTTGGTGCCGGAGCCGTTGGCGCTACTTGCGCTGATAACATCGCAAGAAAAGAATTAGCTGAAGAACTTATTTTATTAGACATCCGCGAAGGTTTTGCTGAAGGCAAGGCTATCGATATGATGCAAACATCGGCCCTGCTGGGTTTTGATACCAAAATAAAAGGTGTTACCAATGATTATGCAGCAACTGCAGATTCAGAAGTTGTAGTAATCACCTCTGGTCTGCCGCGCAAACCGGGCATGACCCGTGAAGAACTGATCGGTGTTAACGCAGGTATTGTAAAAACTGTTACTGAAAGCATTTTAAAGCATTCACCAAATACCATTATCATTGTGGTTTCAAACCCGATGGATACCATGAACTACTTAACCCTGAAAACTTCAGGCTTACCTAAAAACCGTATCTTAGGTATGGGTGGCGCGCTTGATTCATCAAGGTTTAAATACTACCTGAGTCAGGAATTAGGCTGCTCTCCTGCCGACCTGAACGCGGTAGTTATTGGCGGTCACGGTGATACTACCATGATCCCATTGATTAAACATGCTACCTGGAATAGCATTCCGGTTACACAGTTCCTGAGCCAGGAGCAACAGGATAAAATTGTTAAAGCTACTATGGTTGGCGGTGCTACATTAACCGGCCTTATTGGTACATCAGCATGGTACGCACCGGGTGCAGGTACTGCATTTATGGTTGAAGCCATTGTACGCGACCAGAAAAAATTACTTTCATGCGGTGTTGCCCTTGATGGCGAATATGGCCAGAAAGATATCTCATTAGTTGTACCTGTTATATTAGGTAAAAACGGCTGGGAAAAAATCGTCGACTTTAAACTGAGCGACAGCGAGCAGTCAGAGTTCAACAAAAGCGCTGATGCTGTTAGAAACATGAACCAGGTATTGAGTGATACCGGAGTAATTTAA
- a CDS encoding gamma-glutamylcyclotransferase family protein, producing the protein MKQTGNYLFVYGTLLNAGNSFATYLTNNCNFYGKGKLKGRLYDIGEYPGAVADSNSRSYIYGDIVLIHNPTVLKQLDDYEGFGDDQQQPNLFIREMMEIETAEGSIDCWVYLYNLPVEGLVLIESGDYLKYRS; encoded by the coding sequence ATGAAACAAACAGGCAATTATTTATTTGTATACGGAACGTTATTAAATGCAGGTAATTCATTTGCTACTTATCTGACTAATAATTGCAATTTCTATGGTAAAGGAAAATTAAAAGGTCGTTTGTATGATATTGGTGAATATCCGGGAGCAGTAGCTGATAGTAATTCCCGTAGTTATATTTATGGCGATATAGTTCTGATTCATAACCCAACCGTATTAAAACAGCTTGATGATTATGAAGGTTTTGGCGATGATCAGCAGCAGCCCAATTTATTTATACGTGAGATGATGGAGATCGAAACTGCTGAAGGTTCCATTGATTGCTGGGTGTATTTATATAATCTGCCGGTTGAGGGATTGGTTTTGATTGAGTCGGGAGATTATTTGAAGTATAGATCATAA
- a CDS encoding ABC transporter permease, producing MSFYNLILIALRALQRNKLRAFLTMLGIIMGVASVIAMVAIGQGSKQSIHDSLSNMGSNMITVMPASNLNGGVKISGSSFQTLTSKDIVALKRDAQYITDVSPSVTAKGQAINGAMNWPTSMQGVDPAYLDIRKLTLKDGIAFTEQDVQTSAKVCLIGQTVIDNLFPNTNPIGKVIRFGNIPFQIIGILNPKGQNAFGQDQDDILIAPYTTVQKRILATIYYQNIYASAANEQVTDAAVTEMTNILRTSHRLTASEDNDFQVRTQAELINTLSSTSSLLTVLLTVIAGISLVIGGIGIMNIMYVSVTERTREIGLRMSIGARGKDILLQFLAEAVLISITGGVIGVCLGIISCRLVTLILGWPTIISQSSVVLSFVVCALTGIFFGYYPAQKASRLDPIEALRYE from the coding sequence ATGAGTTTCTATAACCTGATACTGATAGCATTAAGGGCGTTGCAGCGTAATAAGCTGAGGGCATTTTTAACCATGCTCGGTATTATTATGGGTGTGGCTTCGGTTATTGCTATGGTGGCTATTGGGCAGGGCTCAAAGCAAAGCATACATGATTCGCTCTCCAACATGGGGTCGAACATGATAACCGTGATGCCTGCCAGTAATTTAAATGGCGGTGTGAAAATTTCAGGCTCCAGCTTCCAGACCCTCACTAGTAAGGATATAGTCGCCTTAAAACGTGACGCGCAATACATTACTGATGTTTCACCATCGGTGACAGCCAAAGGCCAGGCTATTAATGGCGCAATGAACTGGCCTACCAGTATGCAGGGAGTTGATCCTGCTTATCTTGACATCAGAAAGCTGACCTTAAAAGATGGTATCGCCTTTACCGAGCAGGATGTACAAACATCGGCCAAAGTATGCCTGATAGGACAAACTGTAATTGATAACCTGTTCCCAAATACAAATCCTATTGGTAAAGTGATCCGTTTTGGTAATATCCCTTTCCAGATCATCGGTATATTAAACCCCAAAGGTCAAAACGCTTTTGGTCAGGATCAGGATGATATATTGATAGCGCCTTATACCACTGTACAAAAAAGGATTTTGGCTACTATTTATTACCAGAATATTTACGCGTCGGCAGCCAATGAACAGGTAACTGATGCCGCGGTAACTGAAATGACCAATATTTTGCGCACCTCCCACCGTTTAACGGCTAGCGAGGATAATGATTTCCAGGTGCGTACCCAGGCTGAGCTGATCAACACCTTGAGCTCAACCAGTAGTTTGCTTACCGTTCTACTTACAGTAATTGCCGGTATATCATTGGTTATTGGCGGTATAGGTATCATGAACATCATGTATGTATCAGTAACCGAACGTACACGTGAGATCGGTCTGCGCATGTCTATAGGTGCCAGAGGTAAAGATATACTGCTCCAGTTTTTAGCTGAAGCAGTATTGATTAGTATAACAGGCGGCGTTATAGGTGTGTGCTTAGGGATAATATCATGCCGGCTGGTAACATTGATACTTGGCTGGCCTACCATTATATCTCAATCATCAGTAGTACTATCCTTTGTAGTTTGTGCGCTTACAGGGATTTTTTTCGGCTACTATCCTGCACAAAAAGCATCACGACTTGATCCTATCGAGGCTTTGAGATACGAGTAA
- a CDS encoding efflux RND transporter periplasmic adaptor subunit → MKSNYKKILIIAGIALALLLIWFFFIRKPDVPVVLQAEKPTYGYISTSVTATGKIEPVDTVSVGTQVSGTLQYLYVDFNSKVKKGQLIASLDKTLLQAALDQNKGNLLNAQSQLVLQKNNYNRQNLLFKTDAISKADYDSAVSAYSSAKANVDAAAATVRSAQKNLSYADIYSPIDGVVLNRSISVGQTVAASFSTPTLFTIAKDITKMQVEANVDEADIGDVSKSQRVSFTVDAFINDQFAGTVEDIRLRPNVSANVVTYTTIINAPNADMKLKPGMTANIIIYTKEVNNAMLIPAKALQFTPDSSLMKDYTIVGKVPHTGKGKKSGAGGNSAEVTHTVKSRKDSVGAIPKQGAVVWLLKGKTITYKHILIGLNDNTHVEVFKGLDTTDNVITGIALSGSVSATPAASTGSPFLPKRGGGGKGR, encoded by the coding sequence ATGAAAAGTAATTACAAAAAAATATTGATCATAGCAGGAATAGCCTTAGCGCTATTACTGATCTGGTTCTTTTTTATAAGAAAACCCGATGTGCCTGTGGTATTGCAAGCGGAAAAACCAACTTACGGCTACATATCAACCAGCGTAACGGCTACCGGCAAAATTGAACCGGTTGATACCGTAAGTGTGGGCACCCAGGTATCGGGCACATTGCAGTATTTATATGTTGATTTCAACTCAAAAGTTAAAAAAGGGCAATTGATAGCTTCACTTGATAAAACCTTGTTACAGGCAGCGCTTGATCAAAACAAGGGCAACCTGCTGAATGCACAAAGTCAGCTGGTCTTGCAAAAAAACAACTATAACCGCCAGAACCTGCTTTTTAAAACAGATGCCATCAGCAAAGCTGATTACGATTCCGCCGTATCAGCCTACTCATCAGCAAAAGCAAATGTTGATGCTGCTGCGGCAACGGTACGGTCGGCTCAAAAGAATTTATCTTATGCTGATATTTATTCTCCTATTGATGGCGTTGTGCTAAACAGAAGCATAAGTGTAGGGCAAACGGTTGCAGCGTCATTCAGCACACCTACCCTGTTTACCATAGCTAAAGACATTACAAAAATGCAGGTTGAGGCTAATGTAGACGAAGCTGACATTGGCGATGTAAGCAAAAGCCAGCGCGTTTCATTTACTGTTGATGCCTTTATAAACGATCAGTTTGCAGGCACTGTTGAAGATATTAGGCTGCGCCCGAATGTATCAGCCAACGTAGTTACCTACACCACAATTATTAATGCGCCAAATGCGGATATGAAATTAAAGCCGGGCATGACGGCCAACATCATCATCTATACAAAAGAAGTAAATAACGCTATGCTCATACCAGCCAAAGCACTGCAATTCACCCCGGATTCATCATTAATGAAGGATTATACCATTGTAGGTAAAGTCCCACATACAGGTAAGGGCAAGAAAAGCGGCGCAGGAGGTAATTCTGCCGAGGTTACCCATACCGTAAAAAGCCGGAAGGATAGCGTTGGTGCCATTCCAAAACAAGGCGCCGTTGTATGGCTGCTGAAAGGCAAAACGATAACCTATAAACATATTTTGATCGGCTTAAATGATAATACACATGTTGAGGTATTCAAAGGTTTAGATACTACCGATAATGTAATAACCGGCATAGCGCTTTCCGGAAGTGTATCAGCAACGCCGGCTGCATCAACCGGCAGTCCGTTTTTACCAAAACGTGGTGGAGGAGGCAAAGGCCGATGA